In the Sediminispirochaeta bajacaliforniensis DSM 16054 genome, one interval contains:
- a CDS encoding ROK family protein — protein MIIRNLFKKNFSRAEFARLTGLTRATITNLVDELIEEGLIRESDVNVKNNRVGRNPKTLEIVSDRYTIIGVDIARDGCTIGLVEFGGAVLISEPVALDRADSPETAVKIISDAIKNTILPECKKGSLLGLGITTPGPVDTMNGIIDSDIPDFSLWHGFHIVEAFKKYFDVDICLERDANAVSLAELYFGYGKHLDDFMCIISYVGIGFGIVKDRQLYSGKLGLTPELGHMSIKFDGEPCACGNRGCLYQYYGITNILKAVQKDVPDIVSWEQIVDKAYAGERYFIDIIDHYAGIFSIAVVNAVNLMALDKVILSGFVVYRPEMFLDAVKKYVLGSYIARNFFTVDIHMTNIKENENLLGAATIVIDDHFNRYT, from the coding sequence TTGATTATTCGTAATCTTTTTAAAAAGAATTTTTCACGGGCTGAGTTCGCAAGGTTGACAGGCCTAACCCGGGCAACAATCACGAATCTTGTTGACGAATTAATCGAAGAAGGTCTTATCCGGGAATCGGACGTTAACGTAAAAAACAACAGGGTCGGACGTAATCCGAAAACCTTAGAGATTGTTTCCGATCGCTATACAATCATAGGTGTCGATATTGCACGAGATGGCTGTACGATTGGTTTGGTTGAATTTGGAGGTGCTGTTCTTATTTCCGAACCAGTTGCACTTGACAGAGCCGATAGCCCCGAAACGGCGGTAAAGATCATAAGTGATGCGATAAAGAACACGATTCTGCCGGAATGCAAAAAGGGTTCGCTCTTAGGCCTGGGGATCACAACCCCAGGCCCTGTTGATACCATGAATGGCATTATCGACAGTGATATTCCGGATTTTTCATTATGGCATGGTTTTCACATCGTTGAGGCGTTCAAAAAATATTTTGATGTGGATATCTGCCTGGAACGGGATGCAAATGCAGTCAGCTTAGCGGAATTGTATTTTGGCTACGGAAAACACCTTGATGATTTCATGTGCATAATATCGTATGTTGGTATCGGATTTGGTATTGTGAAAGATCGGCAATTGTATAGCGGAAAGCTCGGTTTGACGCCGGAATTGGGCCACATGTCTATTAAATTCGACGGAGAACCCTGTGCTTGCGGAAATCGAGGATGTTTATACCAATATTATGGAATCACTAATATTTTGAAGGCTGTACAGAAAGATGTTCCGGATATTGTCTCCTGGGAGCAGATCGTAGACAAAGCTTATGCTGGTGAGCGTTATTTTATCGATATCATTGATCACTATGCGGGAATTTTTTCTATCGCCGTTGTAAATGCCGTCAACCTGATGGCCCTGGATAAGGTGATTCTTTCCGGTTTTGTCGTGTATAGACCGGAAATGTTTTTGGATGCAGTAAAAAAGTATGTACTCGGTTCTTACATTGCGAGGAATTTTTTCACTGTCGATATCCATATGACAAACATCAAAGAAAATGAAAATCTTTTGGGTGCTGCAACTATTGTAATTGACGACCACTTTAATCGATATACATAG
- the avd gene encoding diversity-generating retroelement protein Avd: MDDLKIRQKTEDMIAYGYTAIRQFPKSERHVLSQEIRDTMWRLLRLIIVCNHRYHKKTTMQDLDAELDLLRAQIRLAKELEYLPFKKYHYWSMLLNEIGRMIGGWFKAIQRGSG; encoded by the coding sequence ATGGACGACCTGAAAATCCGACAGAAGACCGAGGATATGATAGCCTACGGATACACGGCAATTCGGCAGTTCCCAAAGTCGGAGCGGCACGTTCTAAGCCAAGAGATCCGTGACACGATGTGGCGCCTGCTGCGACTGATCATTGTGTGCAACCACAGGTACCACAAGAAAACAACGATGCAAGACTTGGATGCTGAACTGGACCTGCTCCGGGCGCAAATCCGTCTCGCAAAGGAGTTGGAGTATCTCCCTTTCAAGAAGTATCACTACTGGTCGATGCTTCTGAACGAGATCGGGCGTATGATCGGAGGTTGGTTTAAGGCAATCCAAAGGGGCTCGGGTTAA
- the dhaK gene encoding dihydroxyacetone kinase subunit DhaK, with the protein MKKLINAPDDVIKEALTGMELAHSDILKVHRDPNFITRSSKTRKGKVAVISGGGSGHEPLHGGFVGLGMLDAACPGAVFTSPTPDQMEEATKAVDGGAGVLHIVKNYSGDVMNFEMAADLCGEAGITVESVIIDDDVAVKDSLYTEGRRGVGCTVIAEKIAGAAAERGDDLKKTAEFCRRVNEVGRSMGMALTSCTVPSAGKPTFEIGADEIEMGVGIHGEPGRERMKQKTAHEYIQMMGEAVVSDIPYKKGDELIVLLNGMGGTPLIELYLLYNEFEQFCKAKGLKIVRRLVGNYITSLEMQGFSISAVKADEKLLALWDAPVHTAGLRWGI; encoded by the coding sequence ATGAAGAAATTGATCAATGCGCCTGATGATGTCATTAAAGAGGCCTTGACGGGAATGGAGCTCGCTCATTCCGATATCCTTAAGGTCCACCGTGATCCGAACTTTATTACGCGTAGCAGCAAGACACGGAAAGGAAAGGTTGCGGTTATTTCAGGCGGTGGAAGTGGCCATGAGCCGTTACATGGCGGTTTTGTAGGGTTGGGAATGCTTGATGCCGCCTGTCCCGGTGCCGTCTTTACCTCTCCGACTCCCGATCAGATGGAAGAGGCGACAAAGGCTGTGGACGGAGGTGCCGGTGTTCTTCACATCGTGAAAAACTATTCCGGTGATGTGATGAATTTCGAAATGGCCGCCGATCTTTGTGGTGAGGCAGGGATAACCGTTGAGTCCGTTATTATCGACGACGATGTTGCCGTAAAAGATAGCTTATATACCGAGGGAAGACGGGGCGTAGGCTGCACCGTCATTGCGGAAAAGATTGCAGGCGCTGCTGCAGAACGTGGTGATGATCTCAAGAAGACCGCCGAATTCTGTCGTCGGGTCAACGAGGTCGGCAGGTCTATGGGAATGGCCCTGACATCCTGTACCGTTCCTTCCGCCGGCAAGCCTACCTTTGAAATCGGTGCTGATGAGATTGAGATGGGGGTCGGCATTCATGGTGAGCCTGGTCGCGAAAGGATGAAGCAGAAAACAGCTCATGAATATATTCAGATGATGGGTGAGGCCGTTGTTTCCGATATTCCGTATAAAAAGGGTGACGAGCTTATTGTCCTGCTCAACGGAATGGGCGGTACTCCTCTCATCGAACTTTATCTCCTCTACAATGAGTTCGAGCAGTTCTGCAAGGCAAAAGGCTTGAAAATCGTACGCCGCCTTGTAGGTAATTACATTACCTCCCTTGAAATGCAAGGGTTTTCCATCTCTGCGGTAAAGGCTGATGAAAAGCTGCTTGCTTTGTGGGACGCTCCTGTACATACCGCGGGCCTGCGTTGGGGGATCTGA
- the dhaL gene encoding dihydroxyacetone kinase subunit DhaL yields MLTLEMTEKWLRELGRVYAEQKEYLTRLDSEIGDADHGINMNRGFSAVCAELDKQSPSSISAALKSTAFVLIRTVGGASGPLYGSFFLDFSKALDGKDTAESADVAAAFRAGLEAIKKRGKAHVGDKTMLDALVPAVEKMEVLAGEGKDISTLLGGAVEAAEAGLASTIEMVAKKGRASYLGERSKGHQDPGATSSCYLLKAALETWK; encoded by the coding sequence ATGCTGACACTGGAAATGACAGAAAAGTGGCTGCGGGAGCTTGGACGGGTATATGCCGAACAGAAAGAGTACCTGACAAGACTGGATTCTGAGATTGGGGATGCCGACCACGGCATCAACATGAACAGAGGATTTTCCGCTGTTTGTGCCGAGCTCGACAAACAGTCCCCCTCTTCGATAAGCGCCGCCTTGAAATCGACGGCGTTTGTCCTGATACGAACGGTCGGGGGGGCCTCCGGTCCCCTTTACGGTAGTTTTTTTCTTGATTTCTCAAAAGCTCTGGACGGTAAGGATACGGCAGAAAGTGCAGATGTCGCTGCAGCTTTTCGGGCTGGTCTGGAGGCGATCAAAAAACGGGGGAAGGCCCATGTGGGCGATAAAACCATGCTTGATGCCCTGGTTCCCGCCGTGGAGAAAATGGAAGTCCTCGCAGGTGAAGGTAAGGATATATCCACACTGTTGGGTGGCGCCGTGGAGGCGGCCGAAGCGGGACTTGCATCGACGATCGAAATGGTCGCGAAGAAAGGAAGGGCGAGTTATCTCGGCGAGCGGAGCAAAGGACACCAGGATCCGGGGGCAACATCTTCCTGCTATCTGCTGAAGGCCGCTCTTGAGACCTGGAAATAG
- a CDS encoding baseplate J/gp47 family protein: MSDPSFLEKTEEEIRQEVFAIATQETGISNFKSTGVLRGFLETIVASIKQLYESDINPIYLNATLDDASGDFLAMWGVLLGVTRKQAERTTGSFIGQAYAAGAISAGSWVAVTGTDLRFRVSQDITFQAGEFSLPVTAAIPGSEYNVSPGTSIYLTKVVNGVELLTVPTDWIEALGTDAEEDAPYRSRIKDRWQSQSLGDTRAAYKFYATSVDGVLEAKIIRTPRGPGSTDVIIAAVNGVPGSELLSAVDAALHDHELMGFDVQVKPPDTTTISVQIEFTGAATDADVRLIAENYVYGLGIGSRFAIRDLYALYDDVDVDTVEILSPDRDVEPDESGIITASVTATKVAT, encoded by the coding sequence ATGAGCGATCCATCATTTCTGGAGAAGACGGAAGAGGAGATCAGGCAGGAAGTCTTCGCAATTGCCACACAGGAGACGGGGATCTCAAACTTCAAGTCTACCGGAGTACTTCGGGGGTTTCTGGAGACGATTGTCGCGTCGATAAAACAGTTGTACGAATCGGATATCAATCCGATCTATCTAAATGCGACACTCGACGATGCCTCCGGTGATTTTTTGGCAATGTGGGGAGTATTGCTTGGTGTTACGCGAAAACAAGCCGAAAGGACAACCGGGTCGTTCATTGGACAGGCGTACGCCGCCGGCGCTATTTCGGCAGGAAGCTGGGTTGCGGTAACCGGTACTGATTTAAGGTTCCGGGTATCGCAGGATATTACGTTTCAAGCGGGCGAGTTTTCCCTTCCGGTGACCGCTGCGATACCTGGTTCTGAGTACAACGTATCTCCGGGCACGTCCATCTATCTTACCAAGGTGGTCAACGGCGTGGAGTTGCTCACCGTTCCCACAGACTGGATTGAGGCTCTTGGAACAGATGCGGAGGAAGATGCGCCGTATCGAAGCCGGATAAAGGATAGATGGCAGAGCCAGAGTCTCGGCGACACCCGAGCGGCATACAAGTTCTACGCAACATCTGTCGACGGGGTTTTGGAAGCAAAGATCATTCGCACGCCTCGAGGTCCCGGTAGCACGGACGTAATCATTGCAGCAGTGAACGGAGTTCCTGGATCTGAATTGCTATCGGCTGTCGATGCCGCATTGCACGATCATGAGCTGATGGGGTTCGACGTGCAGGTCAAACCTCCTGACACCACGACTATTTCCGTGCAGATAGAGTTTACTGGCGCGGCCACCGATGCGGATGTCCGATTGATCGCTGAGAATTATGTCTACGGCCTTGGTATCGGTAGTCGTTTCGCGATCAGAGATCTGTACGCTCTCTATGATGATGTTGATGTCGATACCGTCGAGATACTCAGCCCCGACCGAGACGTCGAGCCGGACGAATCCGGCATAATTACCGCTTCTGTCACTGCAACTAAGGTGGCTACGTGA
- a CDS encoding SUMF1/EgtB/PvdO family nonheme iron enzyme, whose translation MSGLIISIKDTARQAVEAATGGRVTIMYDDKGYPSYMVRIPKFNIEDIDASLGSGVHPAFLVNGVEKSEIWVGQYQAVVHDGRALALPGQDPRVYTDADQARGYCSAKGAGWHLLTNAEWAAIALWAHKNGTMPNGNNNYGRDHAATYETGTRQDGDQYAPGQAIGSARILTGSGPATWRHDHTFAGIADLNGNVWEWVGGLRLVDGEIQILASNNAADNSKDQSAGSSEWKAIAQDGSLVAPGTSGTLKYDATGATGSGDVLLNDTVTSQSDGSTSASMDFESMTADAGITVPDLAKQLGLFPGLTSLGGDNIYMRNVGERLPFRGGYWHIAAVAGVFALHLNSLRSYSSHIFGFRPAFVGI comes from the coding sequence ATGAGTGGGTTGATTATCAGTATTAAGGATACAGCCAGGCAGGCTGTCGAAGCGGCGACCGGCGGACGTGTTACGATTATGTACGACGACAAGGGATATCCCAGCTACATGGTGCGGATTCCCAAGTTCAACATCGAGGATATCGATGCGTCCCTTGGGTCTGGGGTGCATCCCGCCTTCCTGGTGAACGGCGTCGAAAAGAGCGAGATCTGGGTCGGCCAGTATCAGGCGGTCGTCCATGACGGGCGCGCCTTGGCCTTGCCAGGACAAGACCCCAGGGTGTACACCGACGCCGATCAGGCCCGTGGGTACTGCTCGGCCAAAGGCGCGGGGTGGCACTTGCTGACCAATGCCGAATGGGCCGCGATCGCTCTCTGGGCTCATAAGAACGGCACTATGCCGAACGGCAACAACAACTACGGTAGGGATCACGCTGCCACGTACGAAACCGGCACTCGCCAGGACGGAGATCAGTATGCACCGGGCCAGGCGATCGGCAGCGCCCGAATCCTTACCGGCTCCGGCCCGGCGACCTGGCGTCACGATCATACCTTCGCGGGGATCGCGGATCTGAATGGTAACGTATGGGAGTGGGTTGGTGGTCTTCGGCTGGTAGACGGTGAGATTCAGATCCTGGCGTCAAACAATGCAGCTGACAACAGCAAGGATCAGTCTGCCGGGTCGAGTGAATGGAAGGCGATAGCGCAAGACGGGTCACTTGTGGCTCCTGGTACTAGTGGTACGTTGAAGTACGACGCTACCGGTGCCACAGGCAGCGGCGATGTGCTGTTAAACGACACCGTGACCAGCCAGAGCGACGGGTCGACAAGCGCCAGTATGGATTTTGAATCCATGACCGCCGACGCCGGGATTACGGTACCGGATCTTGCTAAGCAATTGGGGCTCTTTCCGGGCCTTACATCTCTGGGTGGCGACAACATATATATGCGGAACGTAGGCGAGCGCCTGCCGTTCCGGGGTGGCTACTGGCACATCGCGGCGGTTGCCGGGGTGTTCGCGTTGCACTTGAACAGCCTGCGGTCGTACTCGAGCCACATCTTCGGGTTCCGCCCGGCTTTTGTTGGGATCTGA
- a CDS encoding reverse transcriptase/maturase family protein, translated as MAKTYNNLYPQIYSFEALHEAYRKARKGKRYQNEVVRFTAGLEEELIQLQNELIWEEYDTSGYRLFTVHEPKTRVVASLPFRHRVVHHSIVSVIEPIWEVRFIKDSYACRPGKGTHAGADTAERMMRKVRREHGAVYALKADISKYFPSVDHEILKRLLRKRIACKPTLRLLDNIIDSYVEEGACRPRGIPIGNLTSQLFANIYLHELDKFVKYDLRERHYVRYMDDFVILHHDKQHLQDLRRRIEGFLQDRLLLHTNGKTQVFPLRRFGGRPLDFLGYRIWPTHRKLRKDSVKRMRKRLKRLAAEYKYGRIDIDRVRAAVHSWIAHSSHANTFRLRRQVMSEVVFVSRPSKSE; from the coding sequence ATGGCGAAGACGTACAATAATCTCTACCCACAGATATACTCATTTGAAGCTCTCCATGAAGCCTACCGAAAAGCCCGTAAGGGCAAGCGGTACCAGAATGAAGTGGTCCGGTTCACGGCCGGCCTCGAGGAGGAGCTGATACAGCTCCAGAATGAGTTGATCTGGGAGGAGTACGATACCTCCGGTTATCGGCTATTCACGGTGCATGAGCCGAAAACCAGAGTGGTTGCGTCTCTGCCGTTCCGGCACAGGGTCGTGCATCACTCAATTGTGTCGGTTATCGAGCCCATCTGGGAGGTTCGTTTCATCAAGGATAGCTACGCCTGCAGGCCAGGCAAAGGAACGCACGCCGGAGCCGATACTGCCGAACGGATGATGCGAAAGGTGCGACGTGAGCATGGGGCTGTCTATGCTCTCAAGGCCGATATCTCGAAGTATTTTCCGAGTGTAGACCACGAGATCCTCAAGCGCCTACTGAGGAAGAGAATAGCCTGCAAGCCAACTCTGCGGCTTCTGGACAACATCATAGATTCGTACGTGGAGGAAGGGGCTTGTCGGCCTCGTGGTATCCCTATCGGGAATCTGACCAGCCAGCTGTTTGCCAACATCTACCTCCACGAGCTGGATAAATTCGTCAAGTACGATCTCAGAGAGCGGCACTACGTCAGGTACATGGATGATTTCGTGATACTGCACCACGACAAACAGCACCTGCAGGATCTCAGGCGCCGGATTGAGGGGTTTCTGCAGGACAGGTTGCTCCTGCATACAAACGGGAAAACCCAAGTGTTTCCGTTGCGGAGATTCGGCGGCAGACCGTTGGATTTTCTCGGATACCGGATCTGGCCAACGCATAGGAAGCTGAGAAAAGACTCTGTCAAGCGTATGAGAAAGAGGCTTAAGAGACTGGCTGCGGAATACAAGTATGGGCGCATCGATATAGATCGTGTGCGAGCCGCAGTTCACTCATGGATTGCTCATTCCAGTCACGCCAACACCTTTCGGCTCCGGAGGCAGGTGATGAGCGAGGTGGTATTTGTCTCGCGACCAAGCAAAAGTGAATAG